A region from the Candidatus Hydrogenedentota bacterium genome encodes:
- the rny gene encoding ribonuclease Y → MQNMFVLVAVGVVGLAAGAAVTLILSMLRGQGIVRKSKRDAAQVITDAEREAASILKDGKAAVKELEINLRARLEQEGRDLRKEMAEVERRLAAKEQGLDKRAAAQDKTAADLNTQERALVAREKQSEKDQERLNALITEQTLKLEAVAGLTIEQARRDLYARLENDVKRDCAIELKRIEDELRENAEKRAQWIVGEAIQRCAADHTAETTVSVVPLPNEEMKGRIIGREGRNIRALENATGINVIIDDTPEAVVLSGFDPVRRETARITLERLIQDGRIHPARIEEVVEKVTEELNRTMKDRGEAACMEADVHGLHPEMIKLLGRLSYRTSYGQNVLRHSQEVCHLAGLMAAELGVNIAEAKRAGLIHDIGKALTHEVEGSHAILGHDLCRRYGEKDSIAIAVGAHHNEMPMNSVIAVLVQAADAMSASRPGARSEMLQHYIKRLEQLEQIADGYPGVERAFAIQAGREVRIVVQPDKVNDAEAQQLAHDIARKVEQEMTYPGQIRVTVVRETRAVEVAK, encoded by the coding sequence ATGCAGAATATGTTTGTTTTAGTCGCGGTGGGGGTGGTGGGCCTGGCGGCGGGGGCCGCCGTGACCCTCATCCTTTCGATGCTGCGGGGGCAGGGAATTGTCCGCAAGTCCAAGCGGGACGCCGCCCAGGTGATCACCGACGCGGAGCGCGAGGCGGCCTCCATCCTGAAGGACGGGAAGGCTGCGGTCAAGGAGCTGGAAATCAACCTGCGGGCCCGGCTCGAGCAGGAGGGGCGCGACCTTCGGAAGGAAATGGCCGAGGTGGAGCGCAGGCTGGCGGCGAAGGAGCAGGGGCTGGACAAGCGGGCCGCGGCGCAGGACAAGACCGCCGCGGACCTGAACACGCAGGAGCGGGCGCTGGTCGCCCGGGAGAAGCAGTCGGAGAAGGACCAGGAGCGGCTGAACGCCCTCATCACGGAGCAGACCCTGAAGCTGGAGGCCGTGGCGGGGCTGACGATCGAGCAGGCGCGCCGGGACCTTTACGCGCGGCTGGAAAACGACGTCAAGCGCGACTGCGCCATTGAGCTGAAACGGATCGAGGACGAGCTGCGCGAGAATGCCGAGAAGCGCGCCCAGTGGATCGTGGGCGAGGCCATCCAGCGCTGCGCCGCGGACCACACCGCCGAGACCACGGTCTCCGTGGTGCCGCTGCCGAACGAGGAGATGAAGGGGCGCATCATCGGGCGCGAGGGGCGCAACATCCGCGCCCTGGAGAACGCCACGGGCATCAACGTGATCATTGACGACACGCCGGAAGCCGTGGTGCTCTCCGGCTTCGACCCGGTCCGCCGCGAGACGGCGCGCATCACCCTGGAGCGGCTGATCCAGGACGGGCGCATCCACCCGGCCCGCATCGAGGAGGTGGTGGAGAAGGTGACGGAGGAGCTGAACCGGACCATGAAGGACCGCGGCGAGGCCGCCTGCATGGAGGCGGACGTCCACGGGCTGCACCCGGAAATGATCAAGCTGCTCGGGCGGCTGAGCTACCGCACATCGTACGGCCAGAATGTGCTGCGCCACTCCCAGGAGGTCTGCCACCTGGCGGGCCTGATGGCCGCGGAGCTGGGCGTGAACATCGCCGAGGCCAAACGCGCCGGGCTGATCCACGACATCGGCAAGGCCCTGACCCACGAGGTCGAGGGCTCCCACGCCATCCTGGGCCACGACCTCTGCCGCCGCTACGGGGAGAAGGACTCCATCGCCATCGCCGTGGGCGCGCACCACAACGAGATGCCCATGAACAGCGTAATCGCCGTGCTGGTCCAGGCGGCGGACGCCATGTCGGCGTCGCGCCCGGGCGCGCGCAGCGAGATGCTCCAGCACTACATCAAGCGGCTGGAGCAGCTGGAGCAGATCGCCGACGGGTACCCCGGCGTCGAGCGGGCCTTCGCCATCCAGGCGGGGCGCGAGGTGCGCATCGTGGTGCAGCCGGACAAGGTGAACGACGCCGAGGCGCAGCAGCTTGCGCATGACATCGCGCGCAAGGTCGAGCAGGAGATGACCTACCCCGGCCAGATCCGCGTGACCGTCGTCCGCGAGACCCGCGCCGTGGAGGTGGCCAAATAA
- a CDS encoding YdcF family protein: MNCTETEKSVPQSRSSVVAGVLGMAGAAGLLDTGVLLMAGRGLNTGILLPGFLGGVLLFMGAALRFRWAVAVSPRWHLPRGVFLAGGALWLLSFAAVCCILCAASFPPECPPCDWVVVLGAGLHGDRPSETLRLRLETAAGYLRENPGARAVVTGGMGPGESTTEAEAMAAFLVKAGVDPGRILLEDRATSTAENLRNSRAVLEASGALAEAPPSLAVVTSGFHLFRVQVLARREGLAFFPVAAPTPWYLLPNACLREYLAVIKSLLLDRE, from the coding sequence ATGAATTGCACCGAAACCGAGAAGTCCGTCCCGCAGTCCCGGAGCAGCGTCGTCGCGGGGGTCCTGGGAATGGCCGGAGCGGCCGGACTGCTGGACACCGGGGTGTTGCTCATGGCGGGCCGGGGGCTGAACACGGGCATCCTGCTCCCCGGTTTCCTGGGCGGCGTTCTCCTGTTCATGGGGGCCGCCCTGCGGTTCCGGTGGGCGGTGGCCGTGTCGCCCCGGTGGCACCTGCCGCGCGGGGTCTTTCTCGCGGGTGGGGCGCTCTGGCTCCTCTCGTTCGCCGCGGTCTGCTGCATCCTATGCGCGGCGTCGTTCCCGCCGGAATGCCCGCCCTGCGACTGGGTCGTGGTGCTCGGGGCGGGACTCCATGGCGACCGGCCCTCGGAGACCCTGCGGCTGAGGCTGGAGACGGCGGCCGGTTATCTGCGCGAAAACCCCGGCGCGCGCGCCGTGGTCACGGGCGGAATGGGGCCCGGGGAGAGCACCACGGAGGCGGAGGCCATGGCCGCCTTCCTGGTGAAGGCGGGGGTGGATCCTGGCCGCATTCTGCTGGAGGACCGGGCGACCAGCACGGCGGAGAACCTCCGTAACTCCAGGGCGGTGTTGGAGGCGTCGGGCGCGCTGGCGGAAGCGCCCCCCTCCCTCGCCGTCGTCACCAGCGGGTTCCATCTCTTCCGCGTGCAGGTGCTCGCCCGGCGGGAGGGGCTCGCCTTTTTCCCCGTGGCCGCCCCAACCCCCTGGTATCTCCTGCCCAACGCCTGCCTCCGGGAGTATCTGGCCGTGATCAAGTCCCTGCTCCTTGACCGGGAATGA
- a CDS encoding ABC transporter permease, protein MRAVVYSNLNQRKVWRVIPDLVRARQLLRDLVWKDLRARYRYAVMGFLWAVIEPLLFVLILAFVFSFVFRDRAQMATPEGAARPFVVMMLCGLVFWQYFTASLNAATVSLVDGRNLVKKVHFPREVIPVAACCVPLVNLGIGFLLLLVLHLVFGGGISPALLALPVVFGVQFALTVGLALLLSCGHVIFRDVGNMVAVGLMFGFYASPVFYPLELVRGMRGAPAWLVTLYQANPMAGLLTAYRDILFDGRLPGVMLLVWPCLCAAGALLVGVWAFRRSAPTLADHL, encoded by the coding sequence ATGAGAGCGGTCGTTTACAGCAACCTGAACCAGCGGAAGGTCTGGCGGGTGATTCCGGACCTGGTGCGCGCGCGTCAGCTGCTGCGGGACCTTGTCTGGAAGGACCTGCGGGCGCGGTACCGCTATGCGGTCATGGGCTTCCTCTGGGCGGTCATCGAGCCGCTCCTGTTCGTGCTGATTCTGGCGTTTGTGTTCTCGTTTGTCTTTCGGGACCGGGCGCAGATGGCCACGCCGGAGGGCGCGGCGCGGCCCTTTGTGGTCATGATGCTCTGCGGGCTCGTGTTCTGGCAGTACTTCACCGCCTCGCTGAACGCCGCCACGGTCTCCCTCGTGGACGGGCGCAACCTGGTGAAGAAGGTCCACTTCCCCCGCGAGGTGATCCCCGTCGCGGCGTGCTGCGTGCCCCTGGTCAATCTCGGGATCGGGTTCCTGCTGCTCCTCGTGCTGCATCTGGTCTTTGGCGGGGGGATTTCCCCGGCATTGCTGGCGTTGCCGGTCGTGTTCGGGGTGCAGTTCGCCCTGACCGTCGGCCTGGCGCTGCTGCTGTCCTGCGGCCATGTGATTTTTCGCGACGTGGGCAACATGGTGGCCGTCGGCCTCATGTTCGGGTTCTACGCGTCCCCCGTTTTCTACCCCCTGGAGCTGGTGCGCGGCATGCGCGGCGCGCCCGCGTGGCTCGTGACGCTGTACCAGGCCAACCCCATGGCGGGGCTGCTGACGGCGTACCGCGACATCCTCTTTGACGGCCGCCTGCCGGGGGTGATGCTCCTGGTCTGGCCGTGCCTGTGCGCGGCCGGGGCCCTGCTGGTCGGCGTATGGGCGTTCCGGCGGAGCGCCCCCACCCTGGCGGACCACCTCTGA
- a CDS encoding SUMF1/EgtB/PvdO family nonheme iron enzyme, producing the protein MPHRDEMTSVAGPVCLACLQPMGRARRCPNCGADPEKIPWDPPTLRPGSMLHSRYLIGRTLGQGGFAITYLALQEGLNRRVAIKEFFPFELVDREEDTCGVRLRKGGAGTTGDPSELYYQGLERFLEEGRNIVACHQPAPHPNLVRVTDFFKENNSAYLVMDYVDGVSLEDFLEQQTDELLSEHKAVKIISRLLDGLEVVHARGFMHRDIKPGNIYLTKEGEVILLDFGSARQSMVRDHHTLTVLLTPGYAPPEQYSGGGQQGPWSDVYGVAATLYRMLTGRKPPSAMQRLSGTDLAPPSSLPNVRVSGRVQRAILAGMEMDQTKRIPSAAAFREALLGRKKAQKGAIQGLSGKEQAPGRRVPVSTLVLAGLLAAVSLFAGFNWWQNRGGRPAPLPSQEAPAGAPADGGEAVVKGIVAWLNQRFGEGSQTPARRPAPEIRPAEEADAAALAPSEERPAEDYRTHDLGDGVSLEVAWIPAGSFPMGSPETEPDRQTHEGPQHSVTLTRGFWMGRHEISLGQFSRFVNDMGFKTSAERAGGAWTITPNGKREWIAGMNWLKAGFPQNLYHPVLCVSWEDAQEFCGWLSKTTGKTFRLPTEAEWEYACRAGEKGAFFWGNNPASGRGWLNGADISLQRRYRSWVVFPFDDASVYTAPVGSFRANQWGLFDMHGNVWEWCEDAFSPDFYAVGPSEDPVNRESLATRTVRGGSWLWYPGACRNATRMAYAPDYAMNDIGFRVVCNAD; encoded by the coding sequence ATGCCACACCGGGATGAGATGACCTCGGTGGCGGGGCCGGTGTGCCTGGCGTGCCTGCAGCCCATGGGCCGCGCGCGCCGGTGCCCGAACTGCGGCGCGGACCCGGAGAAGATCCCCTGGGATCCGCCGACGCTGCGGCCGGGGTCCATGCTCCACTCGCGCTATCTCATCGGGCGGACGCTGGGGCAGGGCGGCTTCGCCATCACCTATCTGGCCCTTCAGGAGGGGCTGAACCGCCGGGTGGCGATCAAGGAGTTCTTCCCGTTTGAGCTGGTGGACCGGGAGGAGGACACCTGCGGGGTGCGGCTGCGGAAGGGCGGCGCGGGCACCACGGGCGACCCGTCGGAGCTGTATTACCAGGGGCTGGAGCGCTTCCTGGAGGAGGGGCGCAACATTGTGGCCTGCCACCAGCCGGCGCCGCACCCGAACCTGGTGCGGGTGACGGACTTCTTCAAGGAGAACAACTCCGCGTACCTCGTGATGGACTATGTGGACGGGGTGTCGCTGGAGGATTTTCTGGAGCAGCAGACGGACGAGCTGCTGAGCGAGCACAAGGCGGTGAAGATCATCTCGCGCCTGCTGGACGGGCTGGAGGTGGTCCACGCGCGGGGCTTCATGCACCGGGACATCAAGCCGGGCAACATCTACCTGACGAAGGAGGGCGAGGTCATCCTGCTCGACTTCGGTTCGGCGCGCCAGTCCATGGTGCGCGACCACCACACGCTGACGGTGCTGCTCACCCCCGGCTACGCCCCGCCGGAGCAGTATTCCGGGGGCGGCCAGCAGGGGCCCTGGTCGGACGTGTACGGCGTGGCGGCCACGCTGTACCGGATGCTGACGGGCAGGAAACCCCCGAGCGCAATGCAGCGCCTTTCCGGCACCGATCTGGCGCCGCCCTCCTCCCTGCCCAATGTGCGCGTGTCGGGCAGGGTGCAGAGGGCCATCCTGGCCGGCATGGAGATGGACCAGACCAAGCGCATCCCCTCGGCCGCCGCCTTCCGGGAGGCCCTGCTGGGGCGCAAGAAGGCCCAGAAGGGCGCCATTCAGGGACTCTCGGGAAAGGAGCAGGCGCCCGGGCGGCGGGTTCCGGTTTCCACCCTCGTGCTGGCGGGACTGCTGGCCGCGGTCTCCCTGTTCGCCGGGTTCAACTGGTGGCAAAACCGGGGGGGGCGTCCGGCGCCTCTTCCCTCCCAGGAAGCCCCCGCCGGCGCGCCGGCAGACGGAGGCGAGGCGGTGGTCAAGGGTATTGTGGCCTGGCTCAACCAGCGGTTTGGCGAGGGCAGCCAGACACCGGCCAGACGCCCGGCCCCGGAAATTCGGCCGGCGGAGGAGGCGGACGCCGCAGCCCTGGCCCCTTCGGAGGAACGGCCCGCGGAAGACTACCGAACCCATGACTTGGGCGACGGCGTCAGTCTGGAAGTCGCCTGGATACCGGCGGGAAGCTTCCCCATGGGGTCGCCGGAAACGGAGCCGGACCGCCAGACGCATGAGGGGCCCCAGCACTCCGTGACCCTCACGCGGGGGTTCTGGATGGGCCGCCACGAAATCAGCCTGGGGCAGTTCAGCCGGTTTGTGAACGACATGGGATTCAAGACCTCCGCCGAGCGGGCCGGGGGCGCCTGGACCATCACGCCCAATGGCAAGCGCGAGTGGATTGCGGGCATGAACTGGCTCAAGGCGGGCTTTCCCCAGAACCTCTACCACCCGGTCCTGTGCGTGAGCTGGGAGGACGCGCAGGAGTTCTGCGGCTGGCTGTCCAAGACCACGGGAAAGACGTTCCGCCTGCCCACCGAGGCGGAGTGGGAATATGCATGCAGGGCGGGCGAGAAGGGGGCCTTTTTCTGGGGCAACAACCCCGCATCCGGCCGCGGCTGGCTGAACGGCGCCGACATCAGCCTCCAGCGCCGCTACCGGAGCTGGGTGGTGTTCCCCTTTGACGATGCCAGCGTGTACACCGCGCCCGTGGGCAGTTTCAGGGCCAACCAATGGGGCCTCTTCGACATGCACGGAAACGTGTGGGAGTGGTGCGAGGACGCCTTTTCCCCCGATTTCTACGCGGTGGGCCCCTCCGAAGACCCCGTCAACCGGGAATCCCTCGCCACCCGCACGGTGCGGGGCGGCTCGTGGCTGTGGTATCCCGGCGCGTGCCGCAATGCGACCCGCATGGCTTACGCCCCCGACTACGCCATGAACGACATTGGATTCCGGGTCGTCTGCAACGCGGACTGA
- a CDS encoding ABC transporter ATP-binding protein, producing the protein MSAIEVQHVGKCFPARRGARDLRGRGGLRDWILGRKSETFEALKDITFSVEPGETLGIIGRNGSGKSTLLSILAGVTLPSSGSVTVRGRIASLLELGAGFHPILTGRENIYLNAGLLGMRHAQTDAVYDEIVRFSGIGDFIDQPVETYSSGMYVRIGFSVAVHANPDIFLVDEVLSVGDEEFQRQCRRKIGELREQGKTIVFVSHDLGIVNTLCERVVLLSGGRMLDRGSTQKTINYYLRQVGAEKGIHNFSGGGTEVTLCEGRVSVYHRGEELSASGGFQMELTSYAQLHYSNMAEWTVTERAENGCTARGRMLRLPVELVWKMWVDEAGRLFWDIAMECERETQIENIATLLGFPTAYLRWMYGDFAGEFPEILPSDTRWSLVVTQENKLREAALLPEDGSPLPPVFARVEAANPHYGFVLFNSEYVRFNRMLMASALYPQHDCLFRPGRHELMRVGLDPARTAEELQSMIRAPRMLECGPLTVRFDNGSLRLYHGGAELTNHLNFYASMLIQQLWNDSQSFQWGQVQEIEDGISLTGGSRRFSFAQCWELRRAGDALNIRVWLEVFEPLEVQECHVSLVLRNEYDRWTTEHEEGAFGAFDPGGGRWFHCNRKYLPGHSITATAPGLPAVTLVADDECPVVRMTAVNTTLQENSRVIQALRPSEEGRLRFAPGRHLYFSGQIRVGTEAGEGKD; encoded by the coding sequence ATGTCGGCGATCGAAGTCCAGCATGTGGGCAAATGCTTCCCCGCGCGGCGGGGCGCGCGCGACCTGCGCGGACGCGGCGGCCTGCGCGACTGGATTCTCGGCCGCAAGAGCGAGACTTTCGAGGCGCTCAAGGACATCACCTTCTCCGTGGAGCCGGGGGAGACCCTCGGCATCATCGGCCGCAACGGCTCCGGCAAGAGCACGCTCCTGAGCATCCTCGCGGGGGTGACGCTGCCCAGTTCCGGGTCCGTCACCGTGCGGGGCCGGATCGCCTCGCTGCTGGAGCTGGGCGCGGGGTTCCACCCCATCCTGACGGGGCGCGAGAACATCTACCTCAACGCCGGACTGCTGGGCATGCGCCACGCGCAGACCGACGCGGTCTACGACGAGATCGTCCGCTTCTCCGGCATCGGCGACTTCATAGACCAGCCCGTGGAGACCTACAGCAGCGGCATGTACGTCCGCATCGGCTTCTCCGTCGCCGTCCACGCCAACCCCGACATCTTCCTGGTGGACGAGGTGCTGTCCGTGGGCGACGAGGAGTTCCAGCGGCAGTGCCGCCGCAAGATCGGCGAGCTGCGCGAGCAGGGGAAGACCATCGTCTTCGTGTCCCACGACCTGGGGATCGTCAACACCCTGTGCGAGCGCGTGGTGCTCCTCAGCGGCGGGCGCATGCTCGACCGCGGCTCCACGCAGAAGACCATCAACTACTACCTGCGCCAGGTGGGCGCGGAGAAGGGCATCCACAACTTCTCCGGCGGCGGGACCGAGGTCACCCTCTGCGAGGGCCGCGTGTCCGTCTACCACCGGGGCGAGGAGCTGAGCGCGTCGGGGGGCTTCCAGATGGAGCTGACCTCCTACGCCCAGCTCCACTACTCCAACATGGCCGAGTGGACCGTCACGGAGCGCGCCGAGAACGGCTGCACCGCCCGGGGCCGCATGCTGCGCCTGCCCGTTGAGCTGGTCTGGAAGATGTGGGTGGACGAGGCCGGCCGCCTGTTCTGGGACATCGCCATGGAGTGCGAGCGCGAGACCCAGATCGAGAACATCGCCACGCTCCTCGGGTTCCCCACCGCCTACCTGCGGTGGATGTACGGCGACTTTGCGGGCGAGTTCCCCGAGATACTGCCGTCCGACACGCGGTGGTCCCTCGTGGTGACGCAGGAGAACAAGCTGCGCGAGGCAGCGCTTCTGCCGGAGGACGGCTCGCCCCTGCCGCCGGTCTTCGCCCGCGTCGAGGCGGCCAACCCCCACTACGGCTTTGTCCTCTTCAACTCCGAGTATGTCCGGTTCAACCGCATGCTCATGGCCTCCGCCCTGTACCCCCAGCACGACTGCCTCTTCCGGCCGGGGCGCCACGAGCTTATGCGCGTTGGGCTGGACCCCGCCCGCACGGCGGAGGAGTTGCAGAGTATGATCCGCGCGCCGCGCATGCTGGAGTGCGGCCCCCTGACCGTCCGCTTCGACAACGGCTCCCTGCGCCTCTACCACGGCGGCGCGGAGCTGACCAACCACCTGAATTTCTACGCGTCCATGCTCATCCAGCAGCTCTGGAACGACAGCCAGAGCTTCCAGTGGGGCCAGGTCCAGGAGATTGAGGACGGCATCTCCCTCACCGGCGGTTCGCGCCGCTTCTCCTTCGCCCAGTGCTGGGAACTGCGCCGCGCGGGCGACGCCCTCAATATCCGCGTCTGGCTTGAGGTCTTCGAGCCCCTCGAGGTGCAGGAGTGCCATGTGTCCCTGGTCCTGCGCAACGAATACGACCGGTGGACAACCGAACACGAAGAGGGCGCCTTCGGCGCCTTCGACCCCGGCGGCGGACGTTGGTTCCACTGCAACCGCAAATACCTCCCCGGCCATAGCATCACCGCCACGGCCCCCGGCCTGCCCGCCGTCACGCTGGTCGCCGACGACGAATGCCCCGTGGTCCGCATGACCGCCGTCAACACCACCCTCCAGGAAAACTCCCGGGTGATCCAGGCCCTCCGTCCCTCCGAAGAGGGACGCCTCCGCTTCGCCCCCGGCCGCCACCTCTA
- the xerD gene encoding site-specific tyrosine recombinase XerD — protein MDEAHASELGRALDRFLESAVFEDGLSERTLAAYGADLRAYLAGLAESGVERPGDIVREDITDHLLALGASGLAARSVARHLTAIRRFHRFLAREQLAETDPSETFDSPRILRALPHWLGVEEVERLLAAPGTDTPEGVRDAALLELFYSCGLRLSEAAGLALRDVSLEEASVRVRGKGAKTRIVPLGRAAVDKLRAWLDARTAWKPPAPAVFVNDRGRALSRTAVWQIVKHHARGANIARNVTPHMLRHSFATHLLDNGADLRAVQELLGHADISTTQIYTHVSVERLTRAHKEFHPRG, from the coding sequence ATGGATGAGGCGCACGCATCGGAGCTGGGCCGCGCGCTCGACCGCTTCCTGGAGTCGGCCGTGTTCGAGGACGGCCTGTCGGAGCGCACGCTGGCGGCCTATGGCGCCGACCTGCGGGCCTACCTCGCCGGGCTCGCCGAGTCGGGGGTGGAACGCCCAGGGGACATTGTCCGCGAGGACATCACGGACCACCTCCTGGCGCTGGGCGCTTCCGGCCTCGCCGCGCGCTCCGTGGCCCGGCACCTGACCGCCATCCGCCGGTTCCACCGCTTCCTCGCGCGCGAGCAGCTCGCGGAAACCGACCCGTCGGAAACCTTCGACAGCCCGCGCATCCTGCGCGCCCTGCCCCACTGGCTGGGCGTGGAGGAGGTGGAGCGCCTGCTGGCCGCGCCCGGGACGGACACCCCGGAGGGCGTGCGCGACGCGGCCCTGCTGGAGCTGTTCTACTCCTGCGGCCTGCGCCTCTCGGAGGCCGCCGGGCTGGCGTTGCGCGACGTCTCGCTGGAGGAGGCAAGCGTGCGGGTGCGCGGAAAGGGCGCGAAGACCCGCATCGTCCCGCTGGGCCGGGCCGCAGTGGACAAGCTGCGGGCCTGGCTGGACGCGCGGACGGCATGGAAGCCCCCGGCCCCGGCGGTGTTCGTCAACGACCGGGGGCGCGCGCTCTCCCGCACGGCGGTCTGGCAGATTGTAAAGCACCACGCCCGGGGCGCGAACATCGCCCGGAACGTGACGCCGCACATGCTGCGGCACTCCTTTGCCACGCACCTGCTGGACAACGGGGCCGACCTGCGGGCGGTGCAGGAGCTGCTGGGCCATGCGGACATCAGCACCACGCAGATTTACACGCATGTGAGCGTTGAGCGCCTCACGCGCGCACACAAGGAGTTCCACCCCCGGGGATGA